In Fodinicurvata sediminis DSM 21159, a genomic segment contains:
- a CDS encoding riboflavin synthase, whose product MFTGLVSDLGQLRESTGKADRRFRIATSYPLDEVAIGASIACNGCCLSVVEKGADWFAVDVSGETLSKTTLGDWQPGQPVNLERALRLGDELGGHLVSGHVDGVAEILEVRPEGESLRFSFRAPEELARYIAPKGSITLDGVSLTVNEVEGAVFGVNIIPHTAEVTTFGRYETGDRVNLEIDLLARYVARLMAQQD is encoded by the coding sequence ATGTTTACGGGACTAGTGAGTGATCTGGGACAATTGCGAGAGAGTACCGGTAAGGCGGACCGGCGCTTTCGCATTGCCACGTCCTATCCCCTGGACGAGGTGGCTATTGGCGCCTCCATCGCCTGCAACGGCTGTTGTCTGAGTGTGGTGGAGAAGGGGGCGGACTGGTTTGCCGTGGACGTGTCCGGCGAGACTCTGTCGAAGACGACGCTGGGCGACTGGCAGCCAGGGCAGCCGGTGAACCTGGAGCGGGCCCTGCGTTTGGGCGATGAACTGGGCGGTCATCTGGTTTCGGGGCATGTGGATGGTGTGGCTGAGATCCTGGAGGTCCGTCCCGAAGGCGAATCCTTGCGTTTTTCCTTCCGCGCGCCAGAAGAACTGGCGCGCTATATCGCACCCAAGGGGTCCATCACGCTGGATGGAGTCTCTTTGACCGTGAACGAAGTCGAGGGGGCCGTGTTCGGCGTGAACATCATTCCCCATACGGCAGAGGTCACCACCTTCGGCCGCTATGAAACCGGGGACCGGGTTAATCTGGAAATCGACCTTCTGGCGCGCTACGTTGCTCGCCTCATGGCCCAGCAGGACTGA
- a CDS encoding TIGR01620 family protein, translating into MSDPSSPETRPLNETKASGSMAPEAHPDTRGLTGMQSLPENERLAESFRHPLGHRSLAGRLLLAGLGLLVATGFGMALDALVSAILGSESWYHWALLVGCGLLLLGSLLLGLRELGALLRLKRLTHLQARSHTARQDASEARSLLDSLLQLYCHRPVSEWAVASWREREGDLTDDREKLEAFERDVLGQLDQRATAIITAATRRSGFINMLSPFAIFDMLATAIIDLRMVARLARLYGGRPGGLVSLRLLRIAFLDVVAAGTLEAADETLGDLVGAGVTARLSGKAGTALVNGLFTARLGLAAVEACRPMDWQTGRPSARRLVMQALYPRRSRDNAEELDSSLPNGRTRPQK; encoded by the coding sequence ATGAGCGATCCCAGCAGCCCCGAAACACGCCCGCTGAACGAGACCAAAGCATCCGGTTCCATGGCGCCGGAGGCACACCCGGACACACGCGGCCTGACGGGCATGCAGTCCCTGCCGGAAAACGAACGCTTGGCGGAAAGCTTCAGACATCCCCTGGGGCATCGATCCCTGGCCGGACGGCTGCTCCTGGCTGGACTGGGCCTATTGGTCGCCACGGGCTTTGGCATGGCACTCGACGCCCTGGTCTCTGCCATCCTGGGCAGCGAATCCTGGTACCACTGGGCCTTGCTGGTGGGTTGCGGTCTGCTGCTGCTGGGCAGTCTGCTTCTGGGATTGCGCGAACTGGGCGCCCTGCTTCGACTCAAACGCCTGACCCATCTGCAGGCCCGCAGTCACACAGCCCGCCAGGATGCCAGCGAAGCCCGCAGCCTGCTGGACTCCCTGCTACAGCTCTATTGTCATCGCCCGGTCAGCGAGTGGGCCGTCGCCTCCTGGCGCGAACGGGAAGGCGACTTGACGGACGATCGGGAAAAACTGGAGGCCTTCGAACGGGATGTCCTGGGACAGCTGGACCAGCGCGCCACGGCCATCATAACCGCCGCCACCCGGCGCAGCGGCTTCATCAACATGCTGAGTCCCTTCGCCATCTTCGACATGCTGGCAACCGCCATCATCGACCTGCGCATGGTGGCACGCCTGGCCCGGCTCTATGGTGGGCGGCCGGGCGGCTTGGTCAGCTTGCGGCTGCTGCGCATCGCCTTCCTGGACGTGGTGGCCGCAGGAACCCTGGAAGCTGCGGACGAAACGCTCGGCGACCTGGTTGGGGCCGGTGTCACGGCGCGTCTCTCGGGCAAGGCCGGCACCGCCCTGGTGAATGGGCTCTTCACCGCCCGCCTGGGCCTGGCAGCGGTCGAAGCCTGCCGTCCGATGGATTGGCAGACAGGACGCCCCTCGGCCCGGCGCCTGGTGATGCAGGCGCTCTATCCTCGCCGCAGCCGAGACAACGCTGAAGAGTTAGACAGCAGTCTGCCAAACGGCAGAACACGCCCTCAGAAGTGA
- the ribB gene encoding 3,4-dihydroxy-2-butanone-4-phosphate synthase, whose amino-acid sequence MSESNVEPWRVTFRELVSPIEEIIEEARNGRLFILVDDEDRENEGDLVIPAQMAGPEAINFMAKYGRGLICLSLTRERIESLGLPMMSRKNESRHETAFTVSIEAKEGVTTGISAPDRARTIAVAIDPSSSAEDIATPGHVFPLLARDGGVLERTGHTEAAVDIARLAGLNPSGVICEIMNDDGTMARRDDLIAFAQTHGLKLATIADLIAYRRRNDRLVEKVLTQDFDSRHGGTFRLSVYRNTITQAEHVALVKGTIDDGAPVPVRVHALSILDDVLSDRSQGRGGELQEAMDMVGQEGRGVVVLIRDPSPVSISERLKNRDAQEGLPSTELRDYGEGAQILLDLGVREMVLLHNTRHTIVGLEGYGLKVVGQNPVRPAQ is encoded by the coding sequence ATGTCGGAATCAAACGTCGAGCCCTGGCGCGTAACCTTTCGTGAACTGGTCTCGCCGATCGAGGAAATCATCGAGGAAGCGCGCAACGGGCGCTTGTTCATCCTGGTGGATGACGAAGATCGTGAAAATGAGGGCGATCTGGTCATTCCGGCACAGATGGCCGGCCCCGAGGCCATCAATTTCATGGCCAAGTACGGGCGCGGTCTGATCTGCCTGTCCCTGACGCGTGAACGCATCGAATCCCTGGGCCTGCCGATGATGTCGCGCAAGAACGAGTCCCGGCACGAGACGGCCTTTACCGTCTCCATCGAGGCCAAGGAGGGCGTGACCACAGGGATCTCCGCTCCGGACCGTGCGCGCACCATCGCGGTGGCCATCGACCCCTCCAGCAGCGCCGAGGATATCGCCACACCTGGTCATGTCTTTCCCTTGCTGGCGCGCGATGGCGGTGTGCTGGAGCGCACGGGGCACACGGAAGCGGCCGTGGATATTGCGCGCCTGGCCGGCCTCAATCCCTCGGGCGTGATCTGCGAGATCATGAACGACGACGGCACCATGGCGCGCCGCGACGACCTGATCGCCTTTGCCCAGACCCACGGCCTGAAGCTGGCCACCATTGCCGACCTGATCGCCTATCGCCGCCGCAACGACCGCCTTGTGGAGAAGGTCCTGACCCAGGACTTCGACAGCCGTCATGGTGGAACCTTTCGCCTGTCGGTCTATCGCAACACCATCACCCAGGCCGAGCATGTGGCCCTGGTGAAGGGGACGATCGACGATGGCGCGCCAGTGCCAGTACGCGTCCACGCGCTTTCGATCCTGGATGACGTTCTGTCCGACCGCTCGCAGGGGCGCGGCGGTGAACTGCAGGAGGCCATGGACATGGTGGGCCAGGAAGGACGTGGCGTGGTTGTCCTGATCCGCGACCCTTCGCCGGTTTCGATCTCGGAACGCCTGAAGAACCGAGACGCGCAGGAAGGCCTCCCCAGCACCGAACTGCGCGATTACGGCGAGGGGGCGCAGATCCTGCTGGACCTGGGCGTGCGGGAAATGGTGCTTCTGCACAACACGCGCCATACCATCGTGGGCCTGGAAGGCTATGGCTTGAAGGTTGTCGGTCAGAATCCCGTGCGTCCGGCGCAATAG
- a CDS encoding YcjX family protein — MVHDWIDTVTDAGRGLLERRLRLGITGLSSSGKTVLLTALVQALLHPERLQALAAVQEGRYHAAVLRPQPNQHLPRFPFEDNLAQLTQSTKWPPGTRRQSELRLSIRYRPTGLHGRLSDGVLHLDLFDYPGEWLMDLALLGHDHATWSSAVLEEMQQPQHEAAARDFREILADLDPDLPDADSEQKAMQAAEAFRSYLRQRQEQESRALLLHPGRFLLPGELEGAPVLTFTPLPPAKYDTAWRRRARSQDHSLRELMEQRFASYRDGIVRPFHRRHFMRLDRQLVLVDLLAHLSRGSEGLKALDHEMQSLQEALRIGRSWLPRRLRPGVDRVLFACSKVDHIPGDQHEILEGLLARSLAGSLRQTRFRGAETETMTLAALRATREVTQPESPNRRYVAGIPIDGQQEVAHYPGQLSLEGVPSDAFEVLTFQPPTGLSGGQAWPHIRLDRALQYLIGDRLI; from the coding sequence GTGGTGCATGACTGGATCGATACCGTCACGGATGCGGGACGCGGCTTGCTGGAACGGCGCCTGCGCCTGGGCATCACAGGTCTCTCCTCCTCTGGCAAGACGGTCCTGCTGACCGCACTGGTCCAGGCCCTGCTGCACCCCGAACGTCTCCAGGCCTTAGCGGCCGTACAGGAAGGCCGCTATCATGCGGCCGTGCTGCGCCCGCAGCCCAACCAGCACCTGCCGCGCTTTCCCTTCGAGGACAACCTGGCCCAGCTGACACAAAGTACGAAGTGGCCGCCGGGCACACGCCGGCAATCCGAACTGCGCCTGTCCATCCGCTACCGCCCGACGGGCCTCCATGGCCGCCTGAGCGATGGCGTCCTGCACCTGGATCTCTTCGACTATCCCGGGGAGTGGCTGATGGACCTGGCATTGCTGGGCCATGACCATGCCACCTGGTCCAGTGCCGTGCTCGAGGAGATGCAGCAGCCCCAACACGAAGCCGCCGCGCGGGACTTCCGGGAAATTCTGGCCGATCTTGACCCCGACCTCCCCGATGCGGATTCCGAGCAGAAGGCAATGCAGGCAGCCGAGGCCTTCCGGTCCTATCTTCGCCAGCGACAGGAACAGGAATCCCGGGCCCTGCTGTTGCACCCGGGGCGTTTCCTCCTGCCCGGAGAGCTTGAAGGCGCACCGGTCCTGACATTCACGCCCCTGCCACCTGCCAAATACGACACCGCCTGGCGGCGGCGCGCGCGCAGCCAGGATCACAGTCTGCGCGAGCTGATGGAACAGCGCTTTGCCAGCTATCGCGACGGCATCGTGCGCCCCTTTCATCGCCGGCACTTCATGCGCCTGGATCGCCAGCTTGTTCTGGTTGACCTGCTGGCACACCTGTCCCGTGGCAGCGAAGGCCTGAAAGCCCTGGATCACGAGATGCAGAGCCTGCAGGAAGCCCTGCGCATCGGCCGCAGCTGGTTGCCACGCAGGCTGCGCCCCGGTGTCGATCGTGTACTCTTCGCCTGCAGCAAGGTGGACCACATTCCCGGAGACCAGCACGAGATACTGGAAGGCCTGCTTGCCCGCAGCCTGGCGGGCAGCCTGAGGCAGACACGCTTTCGCGGAGCTGAAACGGAGACCATGACGCTGGCCGCCCTGCGTGCGACGCGCGAAGTCACGCAGCCCGAAAGCCCGAACCGGCGCTATGTCGCCGGCATCCCCATCGATGGCCAGCAGGAGGTCGCCCATTACCCGGGCCAGCTTTCGCTTGAGGGCGTTCCCTCGGACGCTTTCGAGGTCCTGACCTTCCAGCCGCCAACCGGTCTGTCCGGCGGTCAGGCCTGGCCTCACATCCGCCTGGATCGCGCCCTGCAATACCTGATCGGGGACCGCCTGATATGA
- the thiL gene encoding thiamine-phosphate kinase, whose protein sequence is MVAEFELIARYFAPLAAAEPGAFGLQNDAAVLDIASGHSLVTTLDSMVSGVHYLPDDPPDQLARKLLRVNLSDLAAMGARPRGYLLSLAMTGQEDEDWLQAFAKGLEQDQQKYDVVLLGGDTLRTPGPQTLSLTALGEVPRGQALQRTTARNGDDIYLTGTLGQAALGLFVRLGQASEKLPGLSDAQLERLETAYRLPDPPVALGGKLPGLVTACLDVSDGLLADLGHIAEGSGLGADVEQSRLPLSQEAAQLLAQVPERLQDVVGGGDDYQLLFTSDPGQREALEALSVSSGIAMTRIGRMSEGEAVRLLDNQGRAIAVGHAGWTHF, encoded by the coding sequence ATGGTGGCGGAATTCGAACTGATCGCACGCTACTTCGCGCCCCTGGCCGCGGCCGAGCCGGGTGCCTTCGGGCTTCAGAACGATGCTGCGGTGCTGGACATCGCCAGCGGTCATAGCCTGGTGACGACCCTGGACAGTATGGTTTCGGGTGTTCATTACCTGCCGGACGATCCGCCGGATCAACTGGCGCGCAAGCTGTTGCGCGTCAATCTTTCGGACCTGGCCGCCATGGGCGCGCGTCCGCGCGGCTACCTGCTGTCGCTGGCCATGACAGGCCAGGAGGATGAAGACTGGCTGCAGGCTTTTGCCAAGGGCCTGGAGCAGGACCAGCAGAAATACGACGTGGTCCTGTTGGGCGGGGACACCCTGCGCACACCCGGCCCGCAGACACTGAGCCTGACGGCCCTGGGCGAGGTGCCCAGAGGGCAGGCCCTGCAGCGCACGACAGCACGCAACGGCGACGATATCTACCTGACCGGCACGCTGGGGCAAGCTGCGCTGGGATTGTTCGTGCGTCTGGGACAGGCGTCCGAGAAGCTGCCCGGGCTGAGCGACGCGCAGTTGGAAAGACTGGAGACGGCCTACCGCCTTCCGGACCCGCCTGTGGCCCTGGGTGGGAAGTTGCCGGGGCTGGTCACGGCCTGCCTGGATGTCTCGGATGGACTGCTGGCGGACCTTGGTCACATTGCAGAAGGTTCCGGACTGGGCGCCGACGTCGAGCAGTCCCGGCTTCCGCTCTCGCAAGAAGCGGCGCAGCTGCTGGCGCAGGTGCCGGAGCGACTGCAGGATGTTGTCGGCGGCGGCGACGATTATCAGCTGCTTTTCACCAGTGATCCGGGCCAGCGCGAAGCGTTGGAAGCACTGTCAGTCTCCAGTGGGATTGCGATGACCCGCATTGGCCGCATGAGCGAAGGCGAGGCTGTGCGATTGCTGGACAACCAGGGCCGCGCGATCGCCGTGGGCCATGCCGGCTGGACTCACTTCTGA
- a CDS encoding dienelactone hydrolase family protein — protein MMRRFWPMLPVLLAGLLLPVAASAMHFKQLQEDWPAREAVGNSHEEVSVTSRSPFMLSDVGKGSNANPETEITVDLYIPKEASADNPVPAVVLLHGAAGVIGSRERLYAQQFAEMGIAAAVVDAFSPRREMATGFIDRLLNITETMMLADAYATLKHLDERSDVDGSKVALMGFSYGGMATVFAAYEQVAEMLATEGQRFAAHVSFYGPCIARFDRNEATGAPVLMLLGAEDEITDPQRCREIAQDLEEGGSPSEVVVYEGAYHQWDGSRPGPRRIGRNLAPCEFRVDEQGNAREGFIGLAMDGPFMRKAILGLCSDSDGYLMGRDDSVRAQSNADVGELLGRTFSPHGEARN, from the coding sequence GGCCATGCACTTCAAGCAGCTGCAGGAGGACTGGCCCGCACGCGAAGCTGTCGGCAACAGCCATGAAGAGGTGAGCGTCACTTCCAGAAGCCCTTTCATGCTGTCGGATGTTGGCAAGGGATCGAACGCGAACCCCGAAACCGAGATCACGGTCGATCTCTATATTCCCAAGGAAGCCTCGGCGGACAATCCCGTGCCGGCCGTGGTCCTGCTTCATGGCGCGGCCGGAGTCATCGGCTCGCGAGAGCGCCTTTACGCCCAGCAGTTTGCCGAGATGGGGATCGCGGCGGCAGTCGTGGATGCCTTCAGCCCCCGACGTGAGATGGCCACAGGCTTCATCGACCGGCTCTTGAACATCACCGAAACCATGATGCTGGCAGATGCCTACGCCACCCTGAAGCATCTTGACGAGCGGTCCGATGTGGACGGCAGCAAGGTGGCCCTGATGGGCTTTTCCTATGGCGGCATGGCCACGGTCTTCGCCGCCTACGAACAGGTTGCGGAGATGCTGGCCACCGAAGGCCAGCGCTTCGCCGCCCATGTCTCTTTCTACGGGCCCTGCATTGCCCGCTTCGACCGCAACGAAGCCACCGGCGCTCCTGTCCTGATGCTGCTGGGCGCCGAGGACGAGATCACTGATCCACAGCGCTGTCGCGAAATCGCCCAGGACCTCGAGGAGGGCGGCTCACCAAGCGAAGTCGTGGTTTACGAGGGTGCCTATCACCAGTGGGATGGCTCCCGCCCCGGCCCGCGGCGCATCGGCCGCAATCTCGCACCCTGCGAATTCCGCGTGGACGAGCAAGGCAATGCCCGAGAAGGTTTCATCGGCCTGGCCATGGACGGCCCCTTCATGCGCAAGGCCATCCTGGGCCTCTGCAGCGACAGTGACGGCTACCTGATGGGACGTGATGATTCCGTACGCGCACAGTCGAATGCCGATGTAGGGGAACTGCTCGGCCGCACCTTCAGCCCGCATGGCGAAGCTCGGAATTGA
- the nusB gene encoding transcription antitermination factor NusB, which produces MSEPDNEGGDSRKPQVYKSVRKRRAARLAAVQALYQIEMNKASPEAVILEFLKYRTDEEIEGYSLGEVDQQLFTELVRGVHREGSDLDDMLSAVISEGWQVERLEFLLRLILRAGAYEIGHRTDFPAKAAINEYVDLAHDFFNDKEPSMVNGMLDQIARSLRTEEFEAN; this is translated from the coding sequence GTGAGCGAGCCAGATAACGAGGGAGGCGACAGTCGCAAACCGCAGGTGTACAAGAGCGTGCGCAAGCGGCGTGCCGCGCGCCTGGCGGCGGTCCAGGCGCTTTACCAGATCGAGATGAACAAGGCATCGCCGGAAGCGGTTATCCTCGAGTTCCTGAAGTACCGCACCGACGAGGAGATCGAGGGCTATTCCCTGGGCGAGGTGGACCAGCAGCTCTTCACGGAACTGGTGCGCGGTGTGCATCGCGAGGGCAGTGACCTGGACGACATGCTGTCGGCCGTCATTTCGGAAGGCTGGCAGGTGGAACGGCTGGAATTCCTGTTGCGCCTGATTCTGAGGGCAGGCGCCTACGAGATCGGGCACAGGACGGACTTCCCGGCCAAGGCGGCGATCAACGAGTATGTCGATCTGGCCCATGATTTCTTCAACGACAAGGAACCTTCCATGGTCAATGGCATGCTGGACCAGATTGCCCGCAGCCTGAGGACCGAGGAGTTCGAGGCCAACTGA